The sequence below is a genomic window from Dictyostelium discoideum AX4 chromosome 5 chromosome, whole genome shotgun sequence.
attaattaatttgttttatttttttaaaatctttaaattttattttacttacCAACTGATAATCTTCTACCAGCAGCCAAGGCTGTTAACATTAAAACAAAGAATAAGATGAATctcatttttttcttttttataaaaactatgtaatgaaaaaaaaaaaaaaaaaaactttttttttatacaaaaataaaaaaaaaataaaaaaaaaaaataaaataaaaaaataaataaaaaaaatgatttgagaaaaaaaaaaaaaaaaatctaaaaagtTCCactgaaattttttttagatattttacaTTCCACACAATCAATTgcgaaatttatttttattattttctttttttttttgaaatatccATTTCAAataacccaaaaaaaaaaaaaaaaaaaaaaaaaaaaaaaagatcttaAGTGATGATTATATTTGGttctttattatctttattttcatcattattaataatttccaattgtttaataatttcttttgaaatgTCTTTGTAATTTTTAGCTTGTGGTGAATCTGGTTGAGTTACTGTTATAGGTTTACCACTGTCAGAAGTTTCTCTAATTTGTAAATGTATTGGAACATCACCTAGAAAATTTATACCCATTTTTTTTGCTGTATTTTTTGCACCTTCATTACCAAAAATATGTGTTGATTCATTACAATGAGGACAATTAAAGTAACTCATATTTTCAACTAATCCtagaatctttttttttttttttaaaaaaaaaataaataaataattaattttaccaatcattgataaatttatatatatgaatatatatatatatgtatatatttttttttttttttttttttttttttttttttttttttttttttaataataaataattaaaaaaaaacttacaggtacttcaacttttttaaacataTTAACACCTCTAACAACATCAGCTAAAGCTACATCTTGAGGTGTTGAAACTATAACAGCACCAGTTAAAGGTACTCTTTGACACATTGTTAAGATAGCATCACCAGTACCAGGTGGTAAATCACAAACCAATACATCCAAATGACCCCAATCAGTTTGACgtaataatttttctaaaGCACTACCAACCATTGGTCCTCTCCAAATGATTGGATCATCTTCATTCACTAAAAATCCCATTGACATACATTTTATACCATAGTTTTGAAGTGGTATCATTTGATTAAGTTCATTAGTGAATGGTTTTtcatgattttttaaatccatCATTAATGGTATCGATGGTCCAAATACATCTACATCTAATAATCCAACAGATAAATTATGAGATGATAATCCTAACGCTATATTAACTGCACATGTTGATTTTCCTACCCCTCCCTTTGCTGATGATACCGCTATAATATTCTTAATTCCTTCAATTGCTACTTTGGTTACTTGTGGTTGTCTATGACCACTACCACCatgtaattgaattttattgtttgaaaaataatttctttttccacTTTCAAGTTGGAAAGTTATAAATTGCTTATTTGGGGAAAAGAATGGTGTGGtaatcaattttttgaacattttttagtttacaaaaaaaaaaaaaaaaaaaaaaatttaaaataatggtccaaaaaaaacagaactgtttttattttcatattttttttttttttctcactttttaaaaattttttaatttttaatgggcattaaataaaataattttttttaaaaaaaaaaaaaaaattcccaccaaatggaaataataattaatccATATTCAGTAAACATCATTTAGCATTAATAATACACCGTGTggtatttgtaaaaaaaaacaaaaaagtgtgaaattttattttaatacctattttttaattatttaattttttttttttttttatttattttattttatttatttattattttcttctatttatttttatattttgatgttaaaattttataattattattaacatttattatttaaaacaataaacttttttttttttttttttttttttaaaaaaaataataataaataaaaaataatgaaattattattttgtttaatattatttcaattaatagttttaataaaaagtgAAAGAGAATATTTTACATTTCGAGAGGATGTACGTAGATGTGAAAGACCAAGATGTGGaggatattttttaaaaaaattaaactctCGAGCAGATCATGAAATTTATGTAAGTAGTTTTATAATGGTAAATGcaaatttaaatccaatGGAAATTGAAGACCATGATCAAAATATTATCAGTGGGTATGTAATGCCAtctgatgaagatgatggttATAATACATTCTTTTTAAAGGGAATACACGAAAGAATGGTAATTCCAGATGTGATTAATAGttataaaaaagttttgtcaaataaaaaatttaaaaattcagaTTCATTTTATTTCCTTTCCAGCTCTCAAATTGAATGTATTCAATCTGATGGTTGtccaatttataaatcaataaagatcaattttaatgaatcaaCAAATTTTGAATCATACACAGAGCCATACACATCAAATGTTCCTttattggatttaaattggttcaattcaagattaattaaaaaggaTATTCATAGTCCTTATATTGGTTCAATTGTTTCTGGTACAATTAATGATAACCAATTATCAATCACTGAAATTTTCATAAACACTGAAGATCCAGTTTTCCCTTGTAAAAGAAATACTTTTACTTGCACTACTCCTCAGGTTCCAACATTTTCTCGTTCAGTTGATCGTTGtccaatatttgaaaaatgtgTTACAAGATCTGTTTGTCATCTTGGAATTCCAACTTGCCCAAAAGGTTATAAATCTTATTCTTACCCTTCTTTACCAAAAGGTTgcttaaaatattattgtgACCCTGAAGCTTTACCAAATCCTCATAAAGTTTCTGGaccataaaaataaataaaaataataataaaatctactaatttatttttatataaatctttttcttattttgtttattttatttcttatttttttattattaaaaaaagaatttcaaaaaaaaaaaaaaaaaaaaaaaaaaaaaaaaaaaataaaatcctAATTTGGGTTtacttattttttatatcatatttattttaaagtttattattttaaaataaaattaactttggaaaaaaaagaaaaaaaaaattacataaatataaaaataataaaaaaagatataaaaaaattaaataactcCAAAATaagatattgattttttggggtttttttattacattcAGCACATGTGTtggtatgttttttttttgttttttttttgggggtaataataattttctgAATGTTCtaacaaaaaattattatttcaatttttaattttattaatgttgttattatttttatttattattattattattattattattattattattatttttttttgggggtaATAATTTTCTGAATAtaccaaaataaattatttttttaatttttaatttttttaattttttaatttttatttattattattattattttttttttttttttaataaaaaaaaagtataaatagatttttttttttttatattgatcaaaataatattaataaaaaaaaataaaaaaatgagaatattaatttttttaataatattaattctaataataaatattactAATGGTAGTGATGAAGAATATTTCACAGTTCGTAAAGATTTACGTAAATGCGCAACTTGTGGTGGGTATTTctttaaaagaataaattcagatgaaaaagaaatgcATGTCACAGGactttcattaattaatgctAATTTGAAACCAAATAAGATGGAAGATGAAAAGAATGTAATTATTAGTGGTGATATTACTTTAACTGATAAAGATCAAGGATTTTATAGTTTCTTCTTAAAAGGAATTCATCATAGAATGGTATTACCACCaagtgatgataataaatcaaattcaaaaaatcttaaaaattcCACATCAGAATCATATGGTTTCATTTCAAATTCTGGTACTACTTGTATTCAAGCAAAGGGTTGTCCAATTTATAAGTTTTCAAAAATCAATACCAATGAAACTACTAATTTTGCAACCTATACTGAACCTTATACATCCTGTGTTCCATTATTGGATAAAGATTGGTTCTCCTCGAGATTAATTAAAACTGATACTTCTTTTTATGTTGGTTCCATTGTCTTGGGATCAATTTCAAAGGGTGAATTAACAATTTCAAGTATTTTTGTTAATACAGAAGATCCAGCCTTACCATGCCCAGAAAATCCAAGTTGTCCTGGTGGTAAAATTCAAACTTTTACTCGTTCCGTTAATCGTTGTCCAATCTTTAACAAATGCGTAAATAGAGGTGTCTGTCATCTTGGAATTCCTCATTGTCCAGTTGGTTATACTTCTTATTCTTTACAATCTGCTCCAAATGGTTGTTTAAAGTATTATTGTGATCCTGATTCTTTACCAAATCCATCAACTGTTTTAGGtccttaaaataaaaataaaaatgaaaatatgactttttattttttaaaatcaaaataacaaaaacatattttcatttttattgtttttttttttttttaaaatcaaatcagtggatagaataaaaaaatttaaataaaatagttattacctttttttttttaaaacaaaaaaaataaatgaattaaatctggattattttatttgttttttttataattttttcaaatatttaaatttgattggTTGTGGTAATTTTTACCCTCCTTTTAGTGAAATtggtatatttttattaaaattaaataacaaaaacaattacaaaaaatgaatggtaaataattaaattctttaaaaaaaaaaaaaaaacagaattGTATAAacctaaaattaaaaattaaaaaaaaaaaaaaaaaaaaaaaaaaaaaattaaaaaaatcaaaacgaacgaaatttttttttatttttttttttttatttttaattttaaaccgAATCTTGATTGAAaggatattaatattaaaccattaaataatgtcatcaccaccaaataAATCAGTGGAAATTATGGAGGATTCAGTTATCCAAAATATTTTTGGAGAAAGTAGTGAAGAAGAATTAGAATTTTCATATCATACATATAAACGTATTGAAAATACAAGAGAAAATAAAGATGTCAAAGAAATTGTAGTTCGTCTATCTCAAAGACATAGTTTATGGGCACATTTACCATGGAATGCTGGTATTGCCTTatctgattattttgatgaaCATGTTgactttaaaaataaaaagtaaataataaaaaaaaaattaaaaaataaaaataactctaattttatttattccaaaaataaataataataataaataataataataataataataataataataataataataataataataataataataataataataataataattattattatttaataaagtgTACTTGAACTTGGATCAGGAGCAGGTTTACCATCATTTATAGCAGGATTGAATGGAGCAAAAAAAGTAGTTTTAACAGATTACCCAGAcacaaatttaattgaaaatttaaattataatattacaaattcaTTACCAGAGTCAGTTACAAAAGATCGTATATATGGTAAAGGACATCTTTGGGGTAAAGAACCTGAATCTTTATTCC
It includes:
- the nubpl gene encoding Mrp/NBP35 family protein translates to MFKKLITTPFFSPNKQFITFQLESGKRNYFSNNKIQLHGGSGHRQPQVTKVAIEGIKNIIAVSSAKGGVGKSTCAVNIALGLSSHNLSVGLLDVDVFGPSIPLMMDLKNHEKPFTNELNQMIPLQNYGIKCMSMGFLVNEDDPIIWRGPMVGSALEKLLRQTDWGHLDVLVCDLPPGTGDAILTMCQRVPLTGAVIVSTPQDVALADVVRGVNMFKKVEVPILGLVENMSYFNCPHCNESTHIFGNEGAKNTAKKMGINFLGDVPIHLQIRETSDSGKPITVTQPDSPQAKNYKDISKEIIKQLEIINNDENKDNKEPNIIIT